In Myxococcales bacterium, one genomic interval encodes:
- a CDS encoding DMT family transporter, with product MSPTSRHAPAPAPAPRTAPRATFATHAALLVVQVAFASQAVEAKVLMLPRAAGGEGLPAFALAMARMLAGAAFFQGYWVLTRRGPPPPRLTARDHAALFGLSLLGITLNQALFLLGLGRTSPFAAALLSATIPVCTAGLSAALGLERLRARTVFGLGVAIAGVLVLTGLRTIDRGAALVALNSLLYASYLVLGRSTIVRLGALRVVTWVFTYGAITFAPFALPELVAAAPELTTRGTWLLLYILAMPTIVAYLLNAWALGRSTPTLVTVYIYLQPLIAGLLAYVQLGQALSSRMGTAGVLVLVGVTIVATRRAEPLG from the coding sequence GTGAGCCCGACCTCTCGCCACGCGCCCGCGCCCGCGCCCGCGCCTCGGACCGCGCCTCGAGCGACGTTCGCCACCCACGCCGCGCTCCTCGTCGTGCAGGTGGCCTTCGCTTCCCAAGCGGTCGAGGCCAAGGTGCTCATGCTCCCGCGCGCCGCCGGCGGTGAGGGCCTCCCCGCCTTCGCATTGGCGATGGCGCGCATGCTCGCGGGAGCGGCGTTTTTTCAGGGATACTGGGTACTTACGAGGCGTGGCCCTCCACCGCCGCGGCTCACCGCGAGGGATCACGCGGCCCTCTTTGGGCTGAGCTTGCTCGGCATCACGCTGAACCAGGCGCTGTTCCTCCTGGGGCTCGGGCGCACGAGCCCGTTCGCCGCCGCGCTGCTCAGCGCCACCATCCCGGTGTGCACGGCGGGCCTGTCCGCCGCGCTGGGGCTCGAGCGCCTCCGCGCGCGGACGGTCTTCGGCCTCGGCGTGGCCATCGCCGGGGTGCTCGTGCTCACGGGGCTCCGCACCATCGACCGAGGCGCGGCCCTGGTCGCGCTGAACTCGCTCCTCTACGCGAGCTACCTCGTGCTCGGGCGGAGCACGATCGTGCGCCTCGGGGCGCTGCGCGTGGTCACGTGGGTCTTCACCTACGGGGCGATCACCTTCGCGCCGTTCGCGCTCCCCGAGCTCGTGGCCGCGGCGCCGGAGCTCACGACCCGCGGCACCTGGCTCCTGCTCTACATCCTCGCCATGCCCACCATCGTGGCCTACCTGCTGAACGCGTGGGCGCTCGGCCGCTCCACGCCCACGCTGGTGACCGTGTACATCTACCTCCAGCCGCTGATCGCCGGCCTTCTGGCGTATGTGCAGCTCGGGCAGGCCCTCTCTTCCCGCATGGGGACCGCGGGCGTGCTCGTGCTCGTCGGCGTGACCATCGTAGCGACCCGCCGCGCGGAGCCCCTCGGCTGA